Proteins encoded in a region of the Flammeovirga yaeyamensis genome:
- a CDS encoding MFS transporter yields the protein MSLTRNEKLTLYMLAAISFTNILDFVVLMPLGHTLQETFDMTPFEWSAVVSSYTLAAAVSGLLSIFIIDKFERKKMFLSIYFFFTIGTFLCGIATTYQFLLVARLFTGIFGGLINAALFTIVGDLLPENKRGTGIGILMTGFAVSSAVGVPIGLYLGVKIDWHAPFLIISALAAILWVVSYKRLPVLDGHLTHKNTKTSFATPLLMVLKNKKQLTGLFALSLVFFGHFIIIPFFTPYLVSNIGFEDQQLTWIYFFGGIATIYFSPKIGQWSDKFGKYKTFVIISFITILPVLVLTNVAPMSIPFVLVLSTIMFICGSRSIPANALLINTTTAAQRGSFMSIRSSVQNLSQGAASFASGLIITTNSIDQTLNHYNILGYISVTATMFGVVFFKYLKDKPVSNTQKESISVH from the coding sequence TTTTGTTGTGCTTATGCCCCTTGGTCATACATTGCAAGAAACTTTCGACATGACTCCCTTTGAGTGGAGTGCTGTTGTTTCATCATATACTTTAGCAGCCGCAGTATCAGGTTTACTTTCCATTTTTATCATTGATAAATTTGAAAGAAAGAAGATGTTTTTAAGCATCTACTTCTTCTTTACAATAGGTACATTTTTATGTGGTATTGCTACGACATATCAATTCTTATTGGTTGCACGATTATTCACTGGTATTTTTGGTGGATTAATCAATGCGGCTTTGTTTACGATTGTAGGCGATTTATTACCAGAAAATAAAAGAGGTACAGGCATCGGGATCTTAATGACGGGCTTTGCTGTATCTTCTGCTGTTGGTGTACCTATCGGGTTATACCTAGGAGTAAAAATTGATTGGCATGCTCCTTTCCTAATTATATCCGCTCTAGCAGCCATATTATGGGTGGTCAGCTATAAGAGACTTCCGGTACTTGATGGGCATCTAACCCATAAAAACACAAAAACTTCTTTCGCAACACCTTTATTAATGGTACTTAAGAATAAAAAGCAGTTGACAGGTTTATTTGCTTTGTCGTTGGTATTCTTTGGGCATTTTATCATTATTCCATTCTTCACTCCTTATTTGGTATCAAATATTGGGTTCGAAGACCAACAACTTACTTGGATTTATTTCTTTGGAGGTATCGCTACTATCTACTTTTCACCTAAAATTGGCCAATGGTCTGATAAATTTGGCAAATACAAAACGTTTGTCATCATTTCCTTCATTACCATCCTACCCGTTTTAGTTTTAACGAATGTTGCTCCAATGAGTATTCCTTTTGTATTGGTATTATCTACTATTATGTTTATTTGTGGGTCACGTTCTATCCCCGCAAATGCATTACTTATAAATACCACAACAGCGGCACAGAGAGGTAGTTTTATGAGTATCCGTTCTTCTGTTCAGAATCTTTCACAAGGAGCAGCATCTTTTGCTTCTGGATTGATTATCACAACAAATTCGATAGATCAAACTTTAAATCATTATAATATTTTAGGATACATAAGCGTGACTGCAACAATGTTTGGTGTTGTGTTTTTCAAGTATTTGAAAGATAAGCCTGTAAGTAACACCCAAAAAGAATCTATATCCGTTCATTAA
- a CDS encoding TIGR01212 family radical SAM protein (This family includes YhcC from E. coli K-12, an uncharacterized radical SAM protein.): MNQSSRRYFPYSEHLKQKYGGRIQKVSIHADFTCPNRDGSLGYGGCTFCNNDSFVPNYLHDGMKSITEQIDHGMEFLPGRYHSAKAFVGYFQAYSNTYGTVEHLKRIYSEALEHEKIDGLVIGTRPDCLSDEQLDYLADLAKDHYIFIEFGIESCYNKTLERVNRGHSYEDSVEAIKKVADRGIPVAGHMLFGLPGESREETLAQAEMISELPLGSVKFHQLQIVKGTIMAKQYKEDPNQFPLFQPDEYVDFMVDFLERLRPDMAIQRFSSDTPINLRMAPNWGIRPNQIQLMIEKRLKERDTYQGKLYK, from the coding sequence ATGAATCAATCATCAAGAAGATATTTCCCTTATTCTGAACACCTTAAACAAAAATATGGTGGAAGAATCCAGAAAGTTTCTATTCATGCAGACTTCACTTGTCCTAATAGAGATGGATCTTTAGGATATGGTGGTTGTACCTTCTGTAATAACGATAGTTTCGTACCTAATTATCTTCATGACGGTATGAAAAGTATTACCGAACAGATTGATCATGGCATGGAGTTCTTACCAGGAAGATACCATAGTGCGAAAGCTTTTGTAGGATATTTCCAAGCGTATTCGAATACTTATGGCACGGTAGAACACCTAAAGAGAATTTATTCTGAAGCCCTTGAACATGAGAAGATTGACGGACTAGTAATTGGTACACGTCCCGATTGTCTTTCTGATGAGCAATTGGATTATTTAGCCGATCTGGCCAAAGATCATTATATTTTTATTGAGTTTGGGATAGAATCTTGCTATAATAAGACATTAGAAAGGGTAAATAGAGGTCACTCTTACGAAGATTCTGTTGAGGCTATAAAGAAAGTTGCCGATAGAGGTATACCTGTGGCAGGCCATATGCTGTTTGGATTACCAGGTGAAAGCAGAGAAGAAACCTTAGCACAAGCGGAAATGATTTCAGAGTTACCTTTGGGGTCTGTAAAATTTCATCAGCTTCAGATTGTAAAAGGAACGATTATGGCAAAACAATACAAAGAAGACCCTAATCAGTTTCCATTATTTCAACCTGATGAGTATGTTGATTTCATGGTGGATTTCTTAGAAAGACTTCGTCCTGATATGGCCATCCAACGTTTTAGTAGCGATACACCGATTAACCTTAGAATGGCACCTAATTGGGGAATCCGTCCAAATCAAATTCAATTGATGATTGAAAAGAGATTAAAAGAAAGAGATACCTATCAAGGTAAATTATATAAATAG
- a CDS encoding DnaJ C-terminal domain-containing protein, which yields MAYIDYYKVLGIDKSASQSEIKKAYRKLARQYHPDKNPDDKAAQKKFQEVNEANEVLSDPDKRKKYDKYGKDWEHADQFESQGFGGGGFGGFGQGGGGFGGFGNFDQGGDFSDFFNSMFGGGGRRAPRPQKGGDFKVNINLDLTEVYETQKKTYKINQKNIRVTIPAGIEDGQTIKIKGHGKDGINGGEKGDLLMTFNISNSTPFERKGADLYNTVDIDLYTAILGGEITIDTFTGKVKLKVAAGTQNNTKVKLSGKGFAIYKSDNNYGNLYITYNVVIPKNLSEEQKSLFQQLRDLS from the coding sequence ATGGCATACATCGATTATTATAAAGTTTTAGGAATTGATAAAAGTGCATCTCAAAGTGAGATCAAAAAAGCATATAGAAAATTGGCCCGTCAATATCATCCTGATAAAAACCCTGATGATAAAGCCGCTCAGAAGAAATTTCAAGAGGTAAACGAAGCCAATGAGGTATTAAGTGATCCAGATAAAAGAAAGAAATACGATAAATACGGTAAAGATTGGGAACATGCCGATCAGTTTGAATCTCAAGGCTTCGGTGGTGGAGGCTTTGGCGGTTTTGGTCAAGGCGGAGGCGGCTTTGGTGGTTTTGGTAACTTTGACCAAGGTGGCGATTTCTCCGATTTCTTTAATTCCATGTTTGGTGGAGGAGGCAGAAGAGCTCCAAGACCTCAAAAAGGTGGTGATTTTAAAGTGAATATCAATTTAGATCTTACGGAAGTGTATGAAACACAGAAGAAAACCTATAAGATCAATCAGAAAAATATTCGTGTTACAATCCCTGCCGGTATTGAAGATGGTCAGACAATCAAAATAAAAGGACACGGTAAAGATGGCATTAACGGAGGAGAGAAAGGCGACTTACTCATGACCTTTAATATTAGTAACTCCACTCCTTTCGAACGTAAAGGGGCCGATCTTTACAATACAGTCGATATTGATTTATATACTGCTATCCTTGGTGGTGAAATTACTATCGATACTTTCACTGGAAAAGTAAAGCTAAAAGTCGCTGCAGGAACACAAAACAATACAAAAGTTAAATTATCTGGAAAAGGCTTTGCCATCTATAAATCGGATAATAACTACGGTAACCTATATATTACCTACAACGTTGTGATTCCTAAAAACTTATCAGAAGAGCAAAAATCTCTATTTCAACAACTGAGAGATTTATCTTAA
- a CDS encoding T9SS type A sorting domain-containing protein, protein MKKILLLLLLIFITKLSLLAQTYSVSSSASGFIYIGTRGSLSDFEDEDGNSLPSWTGNYNVRIQSGKNVYIGNNSFDPDVVIDTLFVDGTINNTAYRTTCHFGTIIVSGTGNFNGDNHSGGRLYVNVQDIVLEDGAEFAVPSVGSNSYSGLNWTGGISVEDNVTLSTSGASNNLISSAQINALPGDNPKSIVQGTIEGIPSNVGDIVLTGNAALVTNLAGQTVDIYTQGNDLVIADSVSSTVTVHLDDNSDDAIQPSVDLTFAGQSAGTVTIATGENRVRSLTMNTTGTSGITLNGTLEIFNTSYNTSSLTLTNGILNTTTANVLGMNEFSYVTNANYSWSTYASGGSDNSHINGPLLKTINYTSGLQVALSIVANNFHLIYPVGNGTKLREAGVAAFTANSAVNFRIEYHDNAHTNLSIDPMATVSAVSASEYWDVDRTSGSSVASVILTYDDESGVNNTYVSDVEVMHYDGTHWESQGQAANTTESNNHGILLSTSASSFSPFTLGGGSDHDLPVELVTFNAEVNDNDEVVLFWETATELNNSHFEIEASTDGRHFNKIGEVDGNGNSNVTIEYDFVVDHAHSVKYKKYRLKQVDFDGAFEYSNVVTINTHNLIHGTELSLYPVPAHGTIHARVSSDEDLENASAVILNALGVAVKTVDMHHMDTININDLNDGIYYLSISTHNGHKEVKRFIVHN, encoded by the coding sequence ATGAAAAAGATTTTATTATTATTGCTCCTAATTTTTATTACAAAATTATCATTATTAGCCCAAACCTACTCAGTATCAAGTTCTGCATCTGGTTTTATATATATAGGAACAAGAGGAAGTTTATCAGATTTTGAGGATGAGGATGGAAATTCATTACCTTCTTGGACAGGAAATTATAATGTTAGAATTCAATCTGGAAAGAATGTATATATAGGAAATAACTCTTTTGATCCAGACGTAGTTATCGATACTTTATTTGTGGACGGTACTATTAATAATACAGCTTATAGAACTACTTGTCATTTTGGAACGATCATCGTTTCTGGTACAGGTAACTTTAATGGCGACAATCACTCAGGTGGTCGTTTATATGTAAATGTTCAAGATATTGTTTTAGAAGACGGTGCTGAATTCGCTGTACCTTCTGTAGGATCTAACTCTTATTCTGGTCTAAACTGGACAGGTGGTATTTCTGTAGAGGATAACGTGACTTTATCAACTAGTGGTGCATCAAATAATTTAATCTCTTCAGCTCAGATTAACGCTTTACCTGGTGATAACCCAAAATCAATTGTTCAAGGTACTATTGAAGGTATTCCTTCGAATGTAGGTGATATCGTATTAACAGGTAATGCCGCATTAGTAACTAACTTAGCTGGTCAGACAGTAGATATTTATACACAAGGAAACGATTTAGTTATTGCCGATTCAGTAAGTTCTACAGTAACCGTACACCTTGATGATAACTCAGACGATGCAATCCAACCTTCAGTAGATTTAACTTTTGCAGGTCAATCTGCTGGTACAGTAACTATTGCAACAGGTGAGAACAGAGTACGTTCTTTAACGATGAATACTACAGGTACTTCAGGAATCACATTAAATGGTACTTTAGAGATCTTCAATACTTCGTATAACACTTCTTCTTTGACGTTAACGAATGGTATCTTAAACACAACAACGGCGAATGTTTTAGGAATGAATGAATTCTCTTACGTTACCAACGCCAACTATTCTTGGTCTACATATGCTTCTGGTGGTTCTGATAACTCACATATTAACGGTCCATTACTTAAAACAATTAACTATACCTCTGGATTACAAGTAGCATTAAGTATTGTTGCGAACAACTTCCACTTAATCTACCCAGTAGGTAACGGAACAAAATTAAGAGAAGCTGGTGTAGCTGCTTTTACAGCCAACTCTGCAGTGAACTTTAGAATTGAATACCATGATAACGCACACACTAATTTAAGTATTGATCCAATGGCAACAGTTTCAGCAGTAAGTGCTTCTGAGTATTGGGATGTAGATAGAACATCAGGTTCTTCGGTTGCCTCAGTAATCTTAACTTATGATGACGAGAGCGGTGTAAATAACACCTATGTAAGTGATGTTGAAGTAATGCACTACGATGGTACACACTGGGAATCACAAGGACAAGCAGCCAATACTACAGAAAGTAATAACCACGGTATTTTATTATCAACTTCTGCTTCAAGTTTCTCACCTTTTACTTTAGGTGGTGGTTCTGATCACGATTTACCAGTGGAATTAGTAACGTTCAATGCTGAAGTAAATGATAACGACGAAGTAGTATTGTTCTGGGAAACTGCTACTGAATTAAATAACTCTCATTTTGAAATCGAAGCTTCTACAGACGGTAGACACTTTAACAAAATTGGTGAAGTGGATGGTAACGGTAACTCTAATGTTACCATCGAATATGATTTTGTTGTAGACCATGCACATTCAGTGAAATATAAGAAATATAGATTAAAGCAAGTTGATTTTGATGGTGCATTCGAATATTCAAACGTTGTAACGATCAATACACACAACTTAATTCACGGTACTGAATTGTCATTATACCCAGTACCAGCACACGGAACAATCCATGCAAGAGTATCTTCGGATGAGGATTTAGAAAATGCATCAGCAGTAATCTTAAATGCTTTAGGTGTTGCAGTTAAAACTGTAGATATGCACCACATGGATACAATTAACATTAATGACTTAAATGATGGAATCTATTACTTAAGCATCTCCACTCATAACGGTCATAAAGAAGTAAAAAGATTTATAGTACACAACTAG
- a CDS encoding arylsulfatase, whose amino-acid sequence MKKIILPFTALLLCFANLTAFAKKDPKKPNFLILWGDDIGMYNLSFWNRGMMGYKTPNIDKIAEDGITFTDYMAEQSCTAGRSSFITGQAGIRTGMTKVGLPGAEKGLTDDTATLAELLKAQGYATGQFGKNHFGDRDVDLPTNHGFDEFFGNLYHLNAEEEPELPDYPQDPEFKKKFGPRGVIHSYADGRVSDTGPLTKKRMETIDNEVMGVAQEFIQKQVDADQPFFVWFNTTRMHFRTHITEEEAGKSDGQGIYADAMVSHDEVIGEMLNFIEKLGIEENTFVMYSTDNGPHYNSWPDAAVTPFRGEKNTNWEGGYRVPCMVKFPGKIPAGQVSNGMVSHLDWVPTILHYAGNDNIKQDLLDGGVEANGKTFKAHLDGYDLVDHLAGKEESPRHEFLYFNDDAQLTAIRMDDWKIVFMEQRAHQMAVWSEPFVTLRLPKIFNLRRDPYERADIDSNAYWDWYFDHVPYLYMAQDKVGQFMATLMEYPPKQKAASFTVDQIMESIIKQTENAKQNRQ is encoded by the coding sequence ATGAAAAAGATAATACTACCATTTACCGCACTCCTTCTTTGTTTTGCGAACCTAACGGCTTTCGCAAAAAAAGATCCTAAAAAACCGAACTTCCTAATCCTTTGGGGAGACGACATCGGAATGTATAACCTTTCTTTCTGGAATAGAGGAATGATGGGTTATAAAACTCCAAACATCGATAAAATCGCTGAAGACGGAATCACTTTTACTGATTACATGGCAGAGCAATCTTGTACTGCTGGTCGTTCTTCATTCATCACTGGTCAGGCTGGTATCCGTACAGGTATGACTAAAGTTGGTCTTCCTGGAGCAGAAAAAGGTTTGACTGATGATACTGCTACACTTGCAGAACTTTTAAAAGCACAAGGTTATGCAACTGGTCAATTTGGTAAGAACCACTTTGGTGATAGAGACGTTGATTTACCTACCAACCATGGTTTCGATGAATTCTTTGGTAACCTTTACCACTTAAATGCAGAGGAAGAGCCAGAATTACCTGATTACCCTCAAGACCCTGAATTCAAAAAGAAATTTGGCCCAAGAGGTGTAATTCACTCTTATGCTGACGGTCGTGTTTCTGATACTGGTCCTTTGACTAAGAAAAGAATGGAAACAATTGACAACGAAGTAATGGGTGTTGCTCAAGAATTTATCCAAAAGCAAGTAGATGCTGACCAACCTTTCTTTGTTTGGTTCAATACAACAAGAATGCACTTCAGAACACACATTACTGAAGAAGAAGCGGGTAAATCAGACGGACAAGGGATCTATGCTGATGCAATGGTTTCTCATGATGAGGTAATTGGAGAGATGTTGAACTTCATCGAAAAGTTAGGTATTGAGGAAAACACTTTCGTGATGTACTCTACAGATAACGGTCCTCACTACAACTCATGGCCTGATGCTGCAGTAACTCCATTTAGAGGAGAGAAAAACACTAACTGGGAAGGTGGTTACCGTGTTCCTTGTATGGTGAAGTTCCCAGGTAAAATTCCTGCAGGTCAAGTATCAAATGGTATGGTTTCTCACTTAGACTGGGTACCAACTATCCTTCACTATGCAGGTAATGATAACATCAAACAAGACTTATTAGATGGTGGTGTAGAAGCGAATGGTAAGACATTCAAAGCACACTTAGATGGTTATGATTTAGTAGATCACTTAGCCGGAAAAGAAGAATCTCCACGTCACGAATTCCTATACTTTAACGATGATGCTCAATTAACTGCTATCAGAATGGACGATTGGAAGATTGTCTTCATGGAGCAAAGAGCACATCAAATGGCCGTATGGTCAGAGCCTTTCGTAACACTTAGACTTCCTAAGATTTTCAACTTAAGAAGAGACCCTTACGAGCGTGCAGACATTGACTCAAACGCTTATTGGGACTGGTATTTCGATCACGTGCCTTACTTATACATGGCACAAGATAAAGTAGGTCAATTTATGGCTACTTTAATGGAATATCCTCCAAAACAAAAGGCCGCATCTTTCACTGTGGATCAAATTATGGAAAGCATAATTAAGCAGACTGAAAATGCGAAACAGAATCGACAATAG
- a CDS encoding S41 family peptidase: MKNIIKYIFLIPVFFSCNKLIFNDDLETQSKHENFNYLWDQANEKYAYFEVKNIDWDSIKTVYEPQVNEEMSDDAFFTLLGNMLSELKDDHTNLVSDFNVSRFGVKYDAQDNFDWRLIEDNYLPRNYYTSGSFQHSFIDNGNIGYIRFAEFTGKVTHDNMNFMLDRYKNTKGLIIDLRENGGGVINDAFTILSHFVDKETLLFYSRAKAGPGHDEFTEIEPTRVSPSGTYYGKKVIVLVDRGTFSAGSFTSLATKAIPNMILMGDTTGGGLGLPNGGQLPNGWTYRFSISQTLNLQKSPEFEQGVPVEISVNMNWDNKNTDEIIERAILEINK, translated from the coding sequence ATGAAAAATATCATTAAATATATATTCTTAATTCCTGTTTTCTTTTCTTGTAATAAACTCATTTTTAATGATGATTTAGAGACACAGTCGAAACATGAAAACTTTAATTATTTATGGGATCAAGCCAATGAAAAATACGCTTATTTTGAAGTGAAAAATATAGATTGGGATTCAATAAAAACTGTCTACGAACCTCAAGTAAATGAAGAGATGAGTGATGATGCTTTTTTCACACTCCTTGGAAATATGTTATCAGAGTTAAAAGATGATCATACAAACTTGGTGTCTGATTTTAATGTGTCAAGATTTGGCGTTAAATATGATGCACAAGATAATTTTGATTGGCGTTTGATAGAGGATAATTATCTTCCTCGAAATTACTATACTTCAGGTTCTTTTCAACACTCATTTATTGATAATGGCAATATTGGTTATATCCGATTTGCAGAGTTTACAGGTAAAGTTACTCATGATAACATGAACTTCATGTTAGATCGATATAAAAATACCAAAGGATTAATTATTGATTTAAGAGAAAACGGAGGAGGCGTAATTAACGATGCTTTCACTATTTTAAGTCACTTTGTGGATAAGGAAACTTTATTATTCTATTCCAGAGCAAAAGCAGGCCCAGGACATGATGAGTTTACCGAAATAGAACCTACTCGTGTATCTCCATCCGGCACTTATTATGGCAAAAAAGTAATTGTATTAGTTGATAGAGGTACTTTTAGTGCTGGATCGTTTACTTCTTTGGCGACAAAAGCAATCCCTAACATGATTTTAATGGGGGATACTACAGGGGGTGGATTAGGTCTTCCAAATGGAGGACAATTACCTAATGGTTGGACGTATCGATTCTCTATCTCTCAAACACTAAATCTTCAAAAAAGTCCTGAGTTTGAACAAGGTGTTCCAGTAGAAATTTCAGTGAACATGAATTGGGATAACAAGAACACAGATGAAATTATTGAAAGAGCTATTCTTGAAATAAATAAATAA
- a CDS encoding GntR family transcriptional regulator, with amino-acid sequence MEFNNNKAIYLQIMDLICEKVLKGNWTEGDKIPSVRQMAVELEVNPNTVARSYSALQDDGVIFNKRGIGYFISEDAIKVVQQFSKTEFLKNDIPNFFKKMNLLGISIEELSNLYDQQSN; translated from the coding sequence ATGGAATTCAATAACAACAAAGCCATCTACCTTCAAATTATGGATCTCATTTGCGAAAAAGTATTGAAAGGTAATTGGACTGAGGGAGATAAAATTCCTTCAGTTCGCCAGATGGCAGTAGAATTAGAGGTCAACCCCAACACAGTCGCACGTTCGTATAGTGCGTTACAAGACGACGGTGTGATATTTAATAAAAGAGGCATTGGATATTTTATCTCAGAGGATGCCATCAAAGTAGTTCAGCAATTTTCTAAGACTGAATTCTTGAAAAACGATATCCCCAATTTCTTTAAGAAGATGAATTTATTGGGAATTTCCATCGAAGAACTATCGAATTTATATGATCAACAGAGTAATTAG
- a CDS encoding ABC transporter ATP-binding protein has product MIDINQLTFGYNKRNILYDALDLNLKEGNIYGLLGENGAGKSTLLMLIAGLKKPFSGSINVGGYEADHGSAEFLREIFFIPEEMTFPNVTVSDYISVLAPFYPKFNREHFIEMITEFGLSAEQKMNNMSYGQKKKVLISIGLASNTRLLLMDEPTNGLDIPSKSQFRKLVAKYMTDDRVFLISTHQVRDLESLIDPIVIVDKGKVVFNETLDTISEKLLFTTADKVEASDIIYTENGVAEDKVVAINHTDAPSRINLELLFNAVLTEKAKMNEALPTHQIKN; this is encoded by the coding sequence ATGATCGACATAAACCAATTAACCTTCGGGTATAACAAAAGAAACATCTTATACGATGCACTGGATTTAAATCTTAAAGAAGGAAATATATATGGTCTATTAGGAGAGAACGGTGCAGGTAAATCGACCTTATTAATGTTAATCGCAGGTTTGAAAAAACCTTTCAGTGGTTCTATTAATGTAGGAGGATATGAAGCAGACCACGGTTCAGCAGAATTTTTAAGAGAGATCTTTTTTATTCCAGAAGAAATGACTTTCCCTAATGTGACAGTATCGGACTATATTTCTGTATTAGCACCATTCTACCCAAAATTCAACCGAGAGCATTTTATTGAAATGATTACGGAGTTTGGATTAAGTGCGGAGCAGAAGATGAATAATATGTCTTACGGACAGAAGAAGAAAGTATTGATTTCTATCGGTTTAGCATCAAATACTCGTTTGTTGTTGATGGATGAACCGACCAACGGATTGGATATTCCTTCTAAAAGTCAGTTTAGAAAATTAGTAGCCAAATATATGACGGACGATAGGGTGTTTCTAATATCCACTCACCAAGTGAGAGACTTAGAAAGCTTAATTGATCCAATAGTAATTGTCGATAAAGGTAAAGTAGTATTTAACGAAACGTTGGATACAATCAGTGAAAAATTATTATTTACTACTGCAGATAAAGTAGAAGCTTCTGATATAATTTACACAGAAAATGGAGTAGCAGAGGACAAAGTAGTGGCCATAAACCATACTGATGCACCAAGCAGAATTAACTTAGAATTATTGTTCAACGCTGTCTTAACAGAGAAAGCAAAAATGAACGAAGCATTACCAACTCATCAAATTAAAAACTAG
- a CDS encoding DNA-directed RNA polymerase subunit omega, which translates to MPNASLITRDLTDMTKETKNIYESIVITGKRSRQISSRLKDELNAKLSEFATTVDNLEEVQENREQIEISRFYERMPKPTTLATEELIEDKIFFTKVDESNY; encoded by the coding sequence ATGCCGAACGCATCTCTAATCACTCGTGATTTAACGGATATGACGAAAGAGACTAAAAATATTTATGAGTCTATCGTTATTACTGGAAAACGTTCAAGACAAATCTCATCTAGATTAAAAGATGAGTTGAACGCTAAGTTATCTGAATTCGCTACTACAGTAGATAACCTTGAAGAAGTTCAAGAAAACCGTGAGCAAATTGAGATTTCTCGTTTCTACGAGCGTATGCCTAAGCCAACAACTCTTGCAACAGAGGAGTTGATCGAGGACAAAATCTTTTTCACAAAAGTAGACGAGTCTAACTACTAG
- the coaBC gene encoding bifunctional phosphopantothenoylcysteine decarboxylase/phosphopantothenate--cysteine ligase CoaBC encodes MSDKLKGKKILIGVTGGIAAYKIALLVRLLKKQKAEVQVLMTEAAKQFITPVTLSTLSENPVLSTYANEETGEWNSHVKLGLWADLMIIAPATANTMAKMANGMCDNLLMATYLSARCPVMIAPAMDLDMFLHPSTTRNIETLTSYGHVIVDAEEGELASGLVGKGRMAEPEHIVEAIENFFTPSESLPLYGKKAVITAGPTKERIDPVRFITNGSTGKMGYAIAEELKNQGAEVTLISGPVLLNPSNRITKIDVESAEEMYHQVDQHFDDADICIFTAAVADYTPSEVSDSKIKKKEGDLAINMKRTTDIAKTMGLRKKPHQITVGFALETDNELEHAKAKLTKKNVDFVVLNSLKEKGAGFGHDTNKVYIVSEKDVKELPLLSKTEVATHIVAEIIDIKG; translated from the coding sequence ATGAGCGATAAATTAAAAGGAAAAAAGATTCTGATTGGCGTAACAGGCGGTATTGCTGCCTATAAAATAGCTTTGCTAGTACGCCTATTAAAGAAACAGAAAGCAGAAGTGCAAGTGTTAATGACCGAAGCAGCTAAACAGTTTATTACTCCGGTTACTCTTTCCACATTATCAGAAAACCCTGTATTATCTACCTATGCCAACGAGGAGACCGGCGAATGGAACTCCCACGTTAAACTTGGCTTATGGGCAGATTTAATGATTATCGCTCCTGCAACAGCTAACACAATGGCTAAAATGGCCAACGGTATGTGCGACAATCTACTTATGGCTACTTACCTTTCAGCAAGATGCCCAGTGATGATCGCCCCTGCCATGGATTTAGATATGTTCTTGCATCCATCAACTACCAGAAATATAGAAACACTTACTTCTTATGGACATGTCATTGTCGATGCAGAAGAAGGTGAACTAGCAAGCGGTCTTGTTGGAAAAGGAAGAATGGCAGAACCAGAACATATTGTAGAAGCTATCGAAAACTTCTTCACTCCATCTGAAAGCCTGCCTTTGTATGGGAAAAAAGCAGTGATTACTGCCGGACCAACTAAAGAAAGAATTGATCCTGTACGTTTTATCACCAATGGATCTACTGGTAAAATGGGCTATGCTATTGCAGAGGAATTAAAGAATCAAGGTGCTGAAGTAACTTTGATTTCTGGCCCTGTATTACTAAATCCATCCAATAGAATCACAAAAATTGATGTGGAGAGTGCAGAAGAAATGTACCATCAAGTAGACCAACATTTTGATGATGCCGACATATGTATTTTCACTGCAGCAGTAGCTGACTACACTCCTTCCGAAGTCTCTGATTCCAAAATTAAAAAGAAAGAAGGCGATTTAGCCATCAACATGAAGCGTACTACTGATATTGCTAAAACAATGGGGTTACGTAAAAAACCACATCAAATTACAGTAGGTTTTGCTTTGGAAACGGATAATGAATTAGAACACGCTAAAGCGAAATTGACAAAGAAAAATGTTGATTTTGTAGTGCTCAATAGCTTAAAAGAAAAAGGAGCCGGTTTTGGCCACGACACGAATAAAGTCTATATTGTATCAGAAAAGGATGTCAAAGAATTGCCTTTGTTATCTAAGACTGAAGTGGCCACACATATTGTGGCAGAAATAATAGACATAAAAGGATAA